The Parambassis ranga chromosome 14, fParRan2.1, whole genome shotgun sequence genome includes a window with the following:
- the ompb gene encoding olfactory marker protein b: MESAETMSTELELPFRLDTQLTEVMRLRVQSLQQRGQKRQDGERLLRSNEAVYRLDFSKQSLRFSQWTVLLSQPGRLTITATSQLWTPDLTNLMTRQLLEPAGVFWRVQEDAPNAPIHYYEADAHEFGERIAELAKVRKVMYFLFAFAEGCNPETVDCSITFTADS, encoded by the coding sequence CATGTCTACAGAGTTGGAGCTGCCCTTCCGGCTGGACACTCAGCTGACAGAGGTGATGCGCCTGCGGGTTCAGTCTCTACAGCAGCGAGGCCAGAAGAGGCAGGATGGTGAGCGCTTGCTGAGATCCAATGAGGCCGTGTACCGACTGGACTTCTCCAAACAATCCCTTAGATTCTCACAATGGACAGTGCTGCTGAGCCAGCCAGGACGCCTCACCATCACGGCCACATCGCAGCTCTGGACACCTGACCTCACTAACCTGATGACCCGTCAGCTACTGGAGCCTGCCGGGGTTTTCTGGAGGGTACAGGAAGATGCCCCCAATGCACCCATTCATTACTATGAGGCTGATGCACATGAGTTTGGTGAGAGGATCGCAGAGCTGGCAAAGGTAAGGAAGGTGATGTACTTCCTGTTCGCATTTGCGGAAGGCTGCAACCCTGAGACGGTCGACTGCTCCATCACCTTCACAGCAGACAGTTGA
- the cul5b gene encoding cullin-5 isoform X1, with protein sequence MATSNLLKNKGSLQFEDKWDLMRPIVLKLLRQESVTKQQWFDLFSDVHAVCLWDDKGPAKIHQALKEDILDFIKQAQARVLSHQDDTALLKAYIVEWRKFFTQCDILPKPFCQLEITLMGKQGSNKKSNVEDSIVRKLMLDTWNESIFSNIKNRLQDSAMKLVHAERLGEAFDSQLVIGVRESYVNLCSNPDDKLQIYRDNFEKAYMDSTERFYRTQAPAYLQQNGVQNYMKYADSKLREEEKRALRYLETRRDCNSVQALMECCVNALVTSFKETILAECPGMIKRNETESEYGRTTPTKGSASSELHLMFSLMDKVPSGIEPMLKDLEEHIMSAGLADMVASAETITSDSEKYVEQLLTLFNRFSRLVKEAFQDDPRFLTARDKAYKAVVNDATIFKLELPMKQKGVGLKTQPESKCPELLANYCDMLLRKTPLSKKLTSEEIEAKLKEVLLVLKYVQNKDVFMRYHKAHLTRRLILDISADSEIEENMVEWLREVGMPADYVNKLARMFQDIKVSEDLNQSFKEMHKHNKLALPADSVNIKILNAGAWSRSSEKVFVSLPTELEDLIPEVEDFYKKNHSGRKLHWHHLMSNGIITFKNEVGQYDLEVTTFQLAVLFAWNQRPRERISFENLKLATELPDAELRRTLWSLVAFPKLKRQVLSYDPVVSSPKDFAEGTLFYVNQEFSLIKNSKVQKRGKINLIGRLQLTTERMREEENEGIVQLRILRTQEAIIQIMKMRKRINNAQLQTELVEILKNMFLPQKKMIKEQIEWLIDHKYIKRDETDINTFIYMA encoded by the exons ATGGCGACGTCTAATTTGCTAAAG AACAAAGGCTCCCTTCAGTTTGAGGATAAATGGGACCTGATGCGTCCCATAGTACTGAAGCTCCTGCGACAGGAGTCTGTGACCAAACAACAGTGGTTTGACCTGTTCTC AGACGTCCATGCTGTTTGTCTGTGGGATGACAAAGGTCCAGCTAAGATCCACCAGGCCCTTAAAGAGGACATCTTAGATTTCATCAAACAAGCACAAGCA CGGGTGCTCAGTCACCAGGATGACACAGCACTGCTGAAGGCCTACATTGTGGAGTGGAGGAAGTTCTTCACGCAGTGTGACATCTTGCCCAAACCTTTCTGCCAGCTGGAGATCACTTTGATGGGCAAGCAAGGAAGCAACAAGAAGTCCAACGTGGAGGACAGCATCGTCCGCAAG CTCATGCTGGACACATGGAACGAGTCCATCTTCTCCAACATTAAAAACAGGCTACAAGACAGTGCGATGAAACTTGTCCACGCTGAGAGGCTAGGAGAGGCCTTTGACTCCCAGCTGGTCATTGGAGTGCGAGAGTCCTATG TGAACTTGTGCTCCAACCCTGATGACAAACTGCAGATCTACAGGGACAACTTTGAGAAGGCTTATATGGATTCTACGGAGAGGTTCTATAGAACACAGGCACCGGCTTACCTCCAGCAGAACGGGGTCCAAAACTACATGAAATAT GCTGATTCAAAGCTGAGGGAAGAGGAGAAACGTGCACTGCGATACCTTGAGACGAGACGTGACTGTAACTCTGTACAAGCG TTAATGGAATGTTGCGTGAATGCACTAGTAACATCCTTCAAGGAGACCATCTTAGCAGAGTGTCCAGGCATGATCAAACGAaatgagacagagagtgagTACGGCAGGACTACTCCCACCAAAGGCTCAGCCAGCTCAG aGTTGCATCTGATGTTCTCTCTGATGGACAAAGTGCCCAGTGGCATCGAGCCCATGCTGAAGGACCTGGAGGAGCACATCATGAGTGCTGGTCTGGCCGATATGGTGGCCTCAGCAGAGACGATCACCTCT gaCTCTGAGAAGTATGTGGAGCAGCTGCTCACCTTGTTCAATCGCTTCAGTCGACTGGTAAAAGAGGCCTTCCAGGACGACCCACGCTTCCTGACTGCTAGAGACAAA GCATATAAAGCAGTTGTGAATGATGCCACTATATTTAAGTTAGAGCTTCCTATGAAACAGAAAGG GGTAGGATTGAAAACTCAGCCGGAGTCTAAGTGTCCAGAGCTGCTAGCCAACTATTGCGACATGCTGCTGAGGAAGACTCCGCTTAGCAAGAAGCTAACATCTGAAGAGATTGAGGCCAAGCTCAAGGAAGTC CTTTTAGTGCTGAAGTACGtccaaaacaaagatgtgttcATGCGCTACCACAAAGCCCACCTGACCCGTCGGCTCATCCTGGACATCTCAGCCGACAGTGAGATAGAGGAGAACATGGTGGAGTGGCTCAGG GAAGTGGGAATGCCAGCTGACTATGTCAACAAACTAGCCAGGATGTTTCAAGACATCAAAGTGTCAGAAGACCTCAATCAGTCTTTCAAAGAAATGCATAAACATAACAAACTTGCTTTACCag CGGACTCTGTCAACATAAAGATCCTGAATGCTGGAGCGTGGTCAAGGAGCAGCGAGAAGGTTTTCGTTTCTCTTCCTACAGAGCTGGAGGATTTGATACCTGAGGTAGAAGACTTCTACAAGAAGAACCACAGTGGCAGGAAGCTTCACTGGCATCACCTCATGTCCAACGGCATT aTAACCTTTAAGAATGAGGTGGGCCAGTATGACCTGGAGGTGACCACCTTCCAGCTGGCTGTGCTGTTTGCCTGGAACCAGCGGCCGAGGGAGCGAATCAGTTTTGAAAACCTAAAGTTAGCCACTGAGCTGCCAGATGCAGAGCTGCGACGCACTCTCTGG TCTCTGGTGGCATTTCCCAAACTCAAGCGGCAGGTGTTGTCGTATGACCCAGTGGTGTCTTCACCCAAAGACTTTGCAGAAGGAACACTATTCTATGTAAACCAGGAGTTTTCTTTAAT AAAGAACTCAAAGGTTCAGAAAAGGGGGAAGATCAACCTGATTGGTCGGCTGCAGCTCACCACAGAGCgaatgagagaggaggagaacgagGGCATCGTCCAGCTCAGGATACTAAGAACACAG GAGGCCATCATCCAGATTATGAAAATGAGGAAGCGCATCAACAACGcccagctgcagacagagctggtGGAGATCCTAAAGAACATGTTTTTACCACAGAAGAAGATGATCAAGGAGCAGATCGAGTGGCTGATAGATCACAAGTACATAAAGCGGGATGAGACGGATATAAACACCTTCATCTACATGGCATAG
- the elmod1 gene encoding ELMO domain-containing protein 1, with protein sequence MKHFLRVVTQFFVFLYCKCLWRGIKFVVRKFTGRCELQRICYNNKHGARRTLKIESSLRFSKNELLQSALSVHPDKVEKTIDDIMALKKINPDTNPQLSISLQASLLQIVGYRSLVAEVEKLRREPYDCENPEHEDMLMKLWKELRPDTPLTSRISKQWCEIGFQGSDPKTDFRGMGLLGLHNLLYFAEHDKATALQMLHDSLQPKHNEVNKPEWEQKNLDKAIGYSFAIVGINITDLAYSLLVSGALKTHLYNVAPEMPSLLHFQQTFCYLMQEFHRFWIEEDPSDIMEFNRVRSKFHRRILRQLKNPDMALCPHFSASDLHLVNL encoded by the exons ATGAAGCATTttttgag AGTGGTGACCCAGTTCTTTGTGTTCCTTTACTGTAAATGTCTGTGGCGTGGCATCAAGTTCGTCGTCCGGAAGTTCACAGGACGCTGCGAGCTGCAGCGAATCTGTTACAACAACAAGCATGGAGCCCGCAGGACCCTCAAGATAG AGTCGTCCCTTAGGTTCTCCAAGAATGAG CTGCTGCAGTCTGCCCTCAGCGTCCACCCCGATAAAGTCGAGAAGACCATTGACGACATCATGGCCTTGAAGAAGATCAACCCTGACACCAACCCACA GCTGAGCATCTCTCTGCAGgccagcctgctgcagattgTGGGCTATAGGAGCCTGGTGGCGGAGGTGGAGAAGCTTCGCAGGGAGCCTTACGACTGTGAAAACCCCGAGCATGAGGACATGCTGATGAAG ctatGGAAGGAGCTTCGCCCTGACACACCTCTCACCAGCCGCATCTCTAAACAGTGGTGTGAGATTGGTTTCCAAGGCAGCGATCCCAAGACTGATTTCAGAGGCATGGGCCTGCTGGGCCTGCACAACCTGCT GTATTTTGCAGAACATGACAAGGCGACTGCCCTGCAGATGCTCCACGACTCCCTGCAACCAAAGCACAA CGAGGTAAACAAGCCCGAATGGGAACAGAAGAACCTTGACAAAGCTATCGG CTATTCTTTTGCCATCGTGGGCATCAACATCACAGACCTGGCCTACTCTCTGCTGGTGAGTGGAGCTCTGAAGACCCACCTGTACAACGTGGCCCCAGAGATGCCCAGCCTGCTGCACTTCCAGCAGACCTTCT GTTACCTGATGCAGGAGTTTCACCGCTTCTGGATTGAAGAGGATCCCAGCGACATAATGGAGTTCAACCGGGTCCGCTCCAAGTTCCACCGAAGGATCCTGCGTCAGCTGAAGAACCCAGACATGGCTCTGTGCCCCCATTTCTCCGCCTCTGATCTCCACCTGGTCAacctctaa
- the LOC114446129 gene encoding solute carrier family 35 member F2-like: MEGPEEDKLCGKWRITCGLYSYNLRDIFTWHLLKTIVMGQVLSLLICGTAVSCQYLADYQVNTPMLQSFLNYALLLLTYTTILCARKGDRNICQILKTQWRKYLVMGLADVEANYAVVKAYQFTTLTSIQLLDCFVIPVLMLLSWFFLKTRYRLVHFVAVTVCLLGVGAMVGADILAGRDQGSTSDVLLGDGLVLLSAVLYAVSNVCQEHTVKNLTRVEFLGMMGLFGTVISGIQFAVQETHAVAAIKWDPYITMLFAVYAFCMYALYSFMPVVVKMTSATAVNLSLLTADLFSLFCGLFLFHYTFSALYIISFVVITVGFVMFNAVPTYSALPEDPVEEDAEHAAADHLLAADRDTQRTDTLIAVAAL; the protein is encoded by the exons atggaggggcCTGAAGAGGACAAATTGTGTGGGAAATGGAGGATAACCTGTGGTTTGTACAGTTACAACCTGAGGGACATCTTCACATG GCATCTCCTAAAGACCATTGTCATGGGTCAGGTCCTTTCCCTGCTGATCTGTGGGACAGCAGTGAGCTGTCAGTACTTGGCTGATTACCAGGTCAACACTCCCATGCTGCAGAGCTTCCTCAACTACGCCCTGCTGTTGCTCACCTACACCACAATCCTCTGCGCCCGCAAAG GTGACAGGAACATCTGTCAGATTCTAAAAACCCAGTGGCGGAAGTATCTGGTGATGGGTCTGGCAGACGTGGAGGCCAACTACGCAGTTGTGAAGGCATACCAGTTCACCACCCTGACAAGCATACAG CTGCTGGACTGCTTCGTGATCCCGGTGCTGATGCTGCTCTCCTGGTTCTTCCTGAAGACGCGCTACAGGCTGGTCCACTTTGTAGccgtcacagtgtgtctgttgGGAGTCGGGGCCATGGTAGGAGCTGACATTCTGGCTGGAAGAGATCAAGGGTCCA CCAGTGATGTCCTGCTGGGTGATGGGTTAGTCCTGCTCAGCGCTGTCCTCTATGCTGTATCCAATGTGTGCCAGGAGCACACAGTGAAGAACCTGACTCGAGTCGAATTTCTGGGCATGATGGGCCTCTTTGGGACTGTCATTAGTGGCATACAGTT TGCTGTACAGGAAACTCATGCAGTAGCAGCCATAAAGTGGGATCCTTACATTA CCATGCTGTTCGCAGTCTACGCCTTCTGCATGTACGCACTGTACAGCTTCAtgcctgttgtggtgaagatgaCCAGCGCGACTGCAGTGAACCTCTCCCTGCTCACTGCTGACCTCTTCAGCTTGTTCTGtggcctcttcctcttccactACACG TTTTCAGCCCTGTACATCATCTCCTTTGTCGTCATCACTGTGGGTTTTGTCATGTTTAACGCCGTCCCGACTTACTCGGCTTTACCTGAAGACCCCGTTGAAGAGGATGCTGAACACGCTGCTGCAGACCACCTActggctgcagacagagacactcAGAGAACTGACACACTCATAGCTGTTGCTGCACTATGA
- the cul5b gene encoding cullin-5 isoform X2 encodes MATSNLLKNKGSLQFEDKWDLMRPIVLKLLRQESVTKQQWFDLFSDVHAVCLWDDKGPAKIHQALKEDILDFIKQAQARVLSHQDDTALLKAYIVEWRKFFTQCDILPKPFCQLEITLMGKQGSNKKSNVEDSIVRKLMLDTWNESIFSNIKNRLQDSAMKLVHAERLGEAFDSQLVIGVRESYVNLCSNPDDKLQIYRDNFEKAYMDSTERFYRTQAPAYLQQNGVQNYMKYADSKLREEEKRALRYLETRRDCNSVQALMECCVNALVTSFKETILAECPGMIKRNETEKLHLMFSLMDKVPSGIEPMLKDLEEHIMSAGLADMVASAETITSDSEKYVEQLLTLFNRFSRLVKEAFQDDPRFLTARDKAYKAVVNDATIFKLELPMKQKGVGLKTQPESKCPELLANYCDMLLRKTPLSKKLTSEEIEAKLKEVLLVLKYVQNKDVFMRYHKAHLTRRLILDISADSEIEENMVEWLREVGMPADYVNKLARMFQDIKVSEDLNQSFKEMHKHNKLALPADSVNIKILNAGAWSRSSEKVFVSLPTELEDLIPEVEDFYKKNHSGRKLHWHHLMSNGIITFKNEVGQYDLEVTTFQLAVLFAWNQRPRERISFENLKLATELPDAELRRTLWSLVAFPKLKRQVLSYDPVVSSPKDFAEGTLFYVNQEFSLIKNSKVQKRGKINLIGRLQLTTERMREEENEGIVQLRILRTQEAIIQIMKMRKRINNAQLQTELVEILKNMFLPQKKMIKEQIEWLIDHKYIKRDETDINTFIYMA; translated from the exons ATGGCGACGTCTAATTTGCTAAAG AACAAAGGCTCCCTTCAGTTTGAGGATAAATGGGACCTGATGCGTCCCATAGTACTGAAGCTCCTGCGACAGGAGTCTGTGACCAAACAACAGTGGTTTGACCTGTTCTC AGACGTCCATGCTGTTTGTCTGTGGGATGACAAAGGTCCAGCTAAGATCCACCAGGCCCTTAAAGAGGACATCTTAGATTTCATCAAACAAGCACAAGCA CGGGTGCTCAGTCACCAGGATGACACAGCACTGCTGAAGGCCTACATTGTGGAGTGGAGGAAGTTCTTCACGCAGTGTGACATCTTGCCCAAACCTTTCTGCCAGCTGGAGATCACTTTGATGGGCAAGCAAGGAAGCAACAAGAAGTCCAACGTGGAGGACAGCATCGTCCGCAAG CTCATGCTGGACACATGGAACGAGTCCATCTTCTCCAACATTAAAAACAGGCTACAAGACAGTGCGATGAAACTTGTCCACGCTGAGAGGCTAGGAGAGGCCTTTGACTCCCAGCTGGTCATTGGAGTGCGAGAGTCCTATG TGAACTTGTGCTCCAACCCTGATGACAAACTGCAGATCTACAGGGACAACTTTGAGAAGGCTTATATGGATTCTACGGAGAGGTTCTATAGAACACAGGCACCGGCTTACCTCCAGCAGAACGGGGTCCAAAACTACATGAAATAT GCTGATTCAAAGCTGAGGGAAGAGGAGAAACGTGCACTGCGATACCTTGAGACGAGACGTGACTGTAACTCTGTACAAGCG TTAATGGAATGTTGCGTGAATGCACTAGTAACATCCTTCAAGGAGACCATCTTAGCAGAGTGTCCAGGCATGATCAAACGAaatgagacagaga aGTTGCATCTGATGTTCTCTCTGATGGACAAAGTGCCCAGTGGCATCGAGCCCATGCTGAAGGACCTGGAGGAGCACATCATGAGTGCTGGTCTGGCCGATATGGTGGCCTCAGCAGAGACGATCACCTCT gaCTCTGAGAAGTATGTGGAGCAGCTGCTCACCTTGTTCAATCGCTTCAGTCGACTGGTAAAAGAGGCCTTCCAGGACGACCCACGCTTCCTGACTGCTAGAGACAAA GCATATAAAGCAGTTGTGAATGATGCCACTATATTTAAGTTAGAGCTTCCTATGAAACAGAAAGG GGTAGGATTGAAAACTCAGCCGGAGTCTAAGTGTCCAGAGCTGCTAGCCAACTATTGCGACATGCTGCTGAGGAAGACTCCGCTTAGCAAGAAGCTAACATCTGAAGAGATTGAGGCCAAGCTCAAGGAAGTC CTTTTAGTGCTGAAGTACGtccaaaacaaagatgtgttcATGCGCTACCACAAAGCCCACCTGACCCGTCGGCTCATCCTGGACATCTCAGCCGACAGTGAGATAGAGGAGAACATGGTGGAGTGGCTCAGG GAAGTGGGAATGCCAGCTGACTATGTCAACAAACTAGCCAGGATGTTTCAAGACATCAAAGTGTCAGAAGACCTCAATCAGTCTTTCAAAGAAATGCATAAACATAACAAACTTGCTTTACCag CGGACTCTGTCAACATAAAGATCCTGAATGCTGGAGCGTGGTCAAGGAGCAGCGAGAAGGTTTTCGTTTCTCTTCCTACAGAGCTGGAGGATTTGATACCTGAGGTAGAAGACTTCTACAAGAAGAACCACAGTGGCAGGAAGCTTCACTGGCATCACCTCATGTCCAACGGCATT aTAACCTTTAAGAATGAGGTGGGCCAGTATGACCTGGAGGTGACCACCTTCCAGCTGGCTGTGCTGTTTGCCTGGAACCAGCGGCCGAGGGAGCGAATCAGTTTTGAAAACCTAAAGTTAGCCACTGAGCTGCCAGATGCAGAGCTGCGACGCACTCTCTGG TCTCTGGTGGCATTTCCCAAACTCAAGCGGCAGGTGTTGTCGTATGACCCAGTGGTGTCTTCACCCAAAGACTTTGCAGAAGGAACACTATTCTATGTAAACCAGGAGTTTTCTTTAAT AAAGAACTCAAAGGTTCAGAAAAGGGGGAAGATCAACCTGATTGGTCGGCTGCAGCTCACCACAGAGCgaatgagagaggaggagaacgagGGCATCGTCCAGCTCAGGATACTAAGAACACAG GAGGCCATCATCCAGATTATGAAAATGAGGAAGCGCATCAACAACGcccagctgcagacagagctggtGGAGATCCTAAAGAACATGTTTTTACCACAGAAGAAGATGATCAAGGAGCAGATCGAGTGGCTGATAGATCACAAGTACATAAAGCGGGATGAGACGGATATAAACACCTTCATCTACATGGCATAG